The segment CACTCGCCATTGTCTTCTCTTCTTACATCACTCTGGTTGTGCTGTTTGTGCCCAAGGTAAGTCCCTACCCTTCtaggttttgccagttttttcatCTTCCCCTGGAAGGGAGCTAGAATTACTCTACCTCTACTTTGCCAGCCAGAGAACAGGACTGcaataggagggagggaggatgccgAGTCCAGCTTCAAAATGTTATTTGCTGGCTAGAGCATCAGGTGGAGGAACACTGGGCAGCATTCAGCCAAGGCTCCATTTACACTAcgcagttatagtactatgattccacttttcctctcatggctgcatcctgtgggatcctggattttgtagttaAGTGAGGTAGTAGAGTCCTGTGactaaaaatcatagaatcatataatgcTAGGTAtccttccctaaattgcaaatcattggattccacagaatgggaCCCTGGCAGTTTTAATTGTACCATAGAGCTATAATTGGGTATGTCCCCAGTCACATCAAGGCTGGCGCCCTCTCCCTTAACATCACCCCTTCTACAGGAGAAACGTAAATTGGGGAAGGAGCCCTCAGGCCTTCCAGTGGTTCCCTTACAGTATGGTGTGCGAAAGATGGTTGGACACTGATGGTGGAGAGGGGTCTGTTATTTCAGATGCGGCGTCTCATCACCCGGGGAGAGTGGCAGTCTGAGCAGCAAGACACTATGAAGACAGGCTCCTCCACTAACAACAATGAGGAAGAGAAATCACGGATGCTGGAGAAGGAGAACCGTGAACTTGAGAAAATCATTGCAGAGGTGAGCTGGTGCTGGTGGGGAGATGGAATGACTTATTCAGGGTTGTGGTGGAAAACAATGACGCTGCGGTATAGGTGACTCTGTgcctttcttgtagtttgcatatATTATTTCAGTCAGGTAGGAAATAGGACAAAATCCTGTTGGTATCTTTTTTCCAACACACACTGTCTACATTCAGCTCAAGGTTGCGGAAGCAAAGTGGCCCGTTCGGTGCTGTTTCACATGCAGATATGTATTTTTGGCTGATGCATATCCAACTGCTCCTGCTGAAACTGGAAGTAGTACTCCTCTGAATACACATTCAAGCTGGGATCCAATGGGTGCGTTCTAACTAGTGTAGACCTACAATAGCAATCCT is part of the Sceloporus undulatus isolate JIND9_A2432 ecotype Alabama unplaced genomic scaffold, SceUnd_v1.1 scaffold_758, whole genome shotgun sequence genome and harbors:
- the LOC121917791 gene encoding gamma-aminobutyric acid type B receptor subunit 1-like, yielding MILSSQQDASFAFASLAIVFSSYITLVVLFVPKMRRLITRGEWQSEQQDTMKTGSSTNNNEEEKSRMLEKENRELEKIIAEVSWCWWGDGMTYSGLWWKTMTLRYR